The following are from one region of the Gammaproteobacteria bacterium genome:
- a CDS encoding citrate synthase, with product MADSKITLQDPSNNKSFDLDVHQGTYGAPVIDITPLNKQSGYFTYDPGFVSTASCRSEITYLDGEKGELMYRGYPIEQLAEKCSFLEVSHLLLNGELPNPKEKEAFEYSISHHTLINESLLQFFKGFRHDSHPMAMMTGVVGSLSAFYHDDLDILNPEHRMLTAHRLIAKMPTIAAACYKHIVGEPFMYPRNDLSYTGNFLHMMFARPVEDYVIDPIAEKALDVLFTLHADHEQNASTSTVRLAGSSDTNPYAAIAAGIACLWGPAHGGANEAVLHMLDEIGDVKNIDKFIAKAKDKNDSFRLMGFGHRVYRNFDPRAKIIKKICHEVLAKYGNDPRMELAMRLEEIALKDEYFVERKLYPNVDFYSGIIYSALKFPVEMFTVMFAIARTVGWISHWSEMMADPNKKIGRPRQLYTGPAARNVMDLKKR from the coding sequence ATGGCCGATTCCAAAATTACGTTGCAAGATCCAAGTAATAATAAAAGTTTTGATCTTGATGTCCATCAAGGTACGTATGGCGCACCCGTCATCGACATTACGCCGCTCAATAAACAAAGCGGTTATTTCACGTATGACCCCGGTTTTGTATCCACTGCAAGTTGTCGCAGTGAGATCACCTATTTAGATGGTGAGAAAGGCGAGCTGATGTATCGTGGTTATCCCATCGAACAGTTAGCAGAAAAATGTTCTTTCTTGGAAGTGAGCCATTTATTGTTAAATGGTGAATTGCCAAATCCAAAAGAAAAAGAAGCGTTTGAATATTCTATTAGTCATCACACCTTAATCAATGAATCCTTGCTGCAATTTTTTAAAGGTTTCCGCCATGATTCACATCCAATGGCGATGATGACCGGCGTAGTAGGTTCTTTGTCAGCGTTTTATCACGATGATTTAGATATTTTAAATCCTGAGCATCGCATGTTAACTGCGCATCGCTTAATCGCAAAAATGCCGACGATTGCCGCCGCTTGTTATAAGCACATTGTTGGCGAACCCTTTATGTATCCGCGCAATGATTTAAGTTACACCGGTAATTTTTTACACATGATGTTTGCGCGTCCAGTAGAAGATTATGTGATTGATCCGATTGCTGAAAAAGCGTTAGACGTGTTGTTTACCTTGCATGCCGATCATGAACAAAATGCTTCTACTTCAACAGTACGTTTAGCCGGTTCATCAGACACCAATCCGTATGCAGCGATTGCCGCAGGTATTGCTTGTTTGTGGGGGCCAGCACATGGCGGCGCGAATGAAGCGGTATTGCACATGTTGGATGAAATTGGTGATGTCAAAAACATCGACAAGTTTATTGCGAAAGCTAAAGACAAAAATGATTCGTTCCGCTTAATGGGTTTTGGTCATCGCGTTTATCGCAATTTTGATCCGCGCGCTAAAATCATTAAGAAAATTTGTCATGAAGTATTGGCTAAATACGGCAACGATCCGCGTATGGAATTAGCGATGCGTTTAGAAGAAATTGCTTTGAAAGATGAATATTTTGTTGAACGTAAATTGTATCCAAACGTTGATTTTTACTCCGGCATTATCTACAGCGCACTAAAATTCCCAGTAGAAATGTTTACCGTGATGTTTGCGATTGCGCGTACGGTAGGTTGGATTTCGCATTGGAGCGAAATGATGGCCGATCCGAATAAAAAAATCGGCAGACCGCGTCAGTTATATACCGGCCCTGCGGCGCGCAATGTAATGGATTTGAAAAAACGTTAA
- a CDS encoding CHASE2 domain-containing protein, which translates to MLIVLGGSNTIRDLEWGAYNTAVWITPDRRPNPQVVVVTVDDASIKMLGRWPWTRDELTTITRKLDNAGATVIGYTLPFDEPQNQLALSALSNYRDNEVDKDTLRLLNLVLLQLNTDRTLAHTFNRTGNVLLSVPYTALTSRPARPSKLPTIMQPHVIEELLYQKGQHNWFAEFFRPSRTIKVDDIIAPVGVIGQAVRGIGLGVGQPSLDGLNATRPLIGLHGDHYLPSFALQATRWSNEYRQKKFAVTFKDGILLDGKALITDKQFRAYPMFYKWKNDQPPFPTYSFADVFTDRVPPDAFQGKIVLIGATIARLEAPVKTPIASPMAPVFLEANTISALLNGDLYSVPSWATPGRYLAFVIVCLYLMLILPRLSLSTGLAISSLLLVVLLNVHFIEMTIYATWFPLMGPIVALIGGHLLLTAKHLVEARVVRYRQELSNSNKLLGQSYQLQAQLDLAFEKYRICDPSDELFGLLYNLGLDYERKRQFNKAINVYKHIQEYQAKYRDIEERIKTNLNTSNTVVLGTGGQRNATNHSLVAGEGVQKPMLGRYQIESELGRGAMGMVYLGTDPKIGRTVAIKTMALSDEFDAAHLEDVKQRFFREAKTAGRLNHPNIVTIYDIGEEHDLAYIAMDFLQGKDMANFTKRTELLPIPEVINVIIQVANALDYAHKQKIVHRDIKPANIIYDRRAKKPSVTDFGIAHLTDTSRTKTGTILGTPSFMSPEQLSGKKVDGRSDLFALGVTLYQLLTASLPFTGDSISALMYCITNDPPRDILKLRPGLPICLKQVIEKSLAKAPEDRFQTGQEIAVALRKCMQSLSTLPNRNKDMGEAPHETLQRRSNDS; encoded by the coding sequence GTGCTCATCGTACTCGGTGGGTCTAATACTATTCGTGATCTTGAATGGGGCGCTTATAACACCGCAGTTTGGATCACACCGGATCGTCGTCCCAATCCACAAGTCGTCGTGGTTACCGTCGATGATGCCTCGATCAAGATGTTAGGTCGCTGGCCATGGACCCGCGATGAACTCACTACTATCACACGTAAACTCGATAATGCCGGCGCCACCGTTATTGGTTACACACTGCCCTTTGACGAACCGCAAAATCAACTCGCCTTGAGTGCGCTGAGTAATTATCGCGACAACGAAGTCGACAAAGACACGTTGCGCCTGCTCAATCTGGTTTTATTACAACTCAATACAGATCGTACCTTAGCTCACACCTTTAACCGCACCGGCAATGTTTTGTTATCCGTGCCTTATACCGCATTAACCAGCCGACCCGCCCGGCCCAGTAAATTGCCCACCATTATGCAGCCGCATGTGATTGAAGAATTGCTGTATCAAAAGGGTCAACATAATTGGTTCGCCGAATTTTTCCGTCCCAGCCGCACCATCAAAGTAGACGACATCATCGCGCCGGTAGGCGTCATTGGCCAAGCCGTGCGCGGCATCGGATTGGGCGTGGGACAACCGTCACTGGATGGTTTAAATGCGACCCGTCCCTTAATTGGCTTACACGGCGATCATTACTTACCGTCTTTTGCCTTACAAGCCACTCGCTGGAGCAATGAATACCGCCAGAAAAAATTTGCGGTCACTTTTAAAGACGGCATTTTGTTAGATGGCAAAGCACTCATTACCGATAAACAATTCCGCGCTTATCCTATGTTTTATAAATGGAAAAATGATCAACCCCCTTTTCCTACATATTCTTTTGCGGATGTATTTACCGATCGCGTGCCGCCTGATGCTTTCCAAGGAAAAATTGTTTTAATCGGCGCAACCATTGCGCGCCTTGAAGCGCCCGTTAAAACGCCCATCGCCAGTCCGATGGCGCCCGTGTTTTTAGAAGCGAACACCATCTCCGCATTACTTAACGGCGATCTTTATAGCGTACCCAGTTGGGCAACGCCAGGACGTTACTTAGCGTTTGTCATTGTGTGTTTATATTTAATGTTGATCTTACCGCGACTCAGTTTATCCACCGGTCTCGCCATCAGCAGTTTGTTATTAGTTGTCTTATTAAATGTGCATTTTATTGAAATGACGATTTATGCCACCTGGTTCCCGTTGATGGGTCCGATTGTGGCGTTGATTGGCGGACATTTATTACTCACCGCTAAACACTTAGTTGAAGCGCGCGTCGTGCGTTATCGTCAAGAATTATCCAACTCCAACAAATTACTCGGCCAATCTTATCAACTCCAAGCGCAGCTGGATTTAGCATTTGAAAAATATCGTATCTGCGATCCTAGCGATGAATTGTTTGGCCTGTTATACAACTTAGGTTTAGATTACGAACGCAAACGCCAATTCAACAAAGCCATCAACGTTTATAAACACATTCAAGAATATCAAGCCAAATACCGCGACATCGAAGAACGCATTAAAACTAATCTCAATACCAGTAACACCGTCGTGCTCGGCACCGGTGGCCAACGTAATGCGACTAATCATTCATTAGTAGCAGGCGAAGGCGTACAAAAACCTATGTTAGGTCGTTACCAAATTGAAAGTGAACTTGGACGCGGCGCAATGGGCATGGTTTATCTTGGCACGGATCCAAAAATTGGTCGCACCGTCGCCATTAAAACCATGGCGTTATCCGATGAATTCGACGCGGCACATTTAGAAGATGTTAAACAACGTTTCTTCCGTGAAGCAAAAACCGCCGGACGTTTAAATCATCCCAACATCGTCACCATTTATGACATTGGTGAAGAACACGATCTCGCTTATATCGCCATGGACTTCTTGCAAGGCAAAGACATGGCAAACTTCACCAAGCGCACCGAACTATTACCCATACCCGAAGTGATTAACGTCATCATTCAAGTCGCTAACGCGCTGGATTACGCACACAAACAAAAAATTGTGCATCGCGACATTAAACCCGCCAATATTATTTACGATAGACGCGCAAAAAAACCCAGCGTTACCGACTTTGGTATCGCGCATTTAACAGACACCAGCAGAACTAAAACCGGCACCATCCTCGGTACGCCATCATTCATGTCCCCAGAACAACTCTCTGGTAAAAAAGTCGACGGACGTTCTGATTTATTTGCTTTAGGTGTAACGCTTTATCAACTCCTCACCGCCAGCCTGCCATTCACCGGTGACTCTATTTCAGCATTAATGTATTGCATCACCAATGATCCACCGCGCGACATTTTAAAACTCCGCCCCGGTTTACCTATTTGCTTAAAACAAGTCATCGAAAAATCACTGGCTAAAGCACCCGAAGATCGTTTTCAAACCGGTCAAGAAATCGCCGTCGCATTACGTAAATGCATGCAATCCTTAAGCACCTTGCCCAATCGCAATAAAGACATGGGCGAAGCGCCGCATGAAACATTACAGCGACGTTCAAACGATTCGTAA
- a CDS encoding sel1 repeat family protein translates to MLANSALALAVENDAINSKILLDTSAELKKAINTYDEKQYKQALKLFLQLAENKNIIAQVYLGLIYAEGQGVTQDFVTALKWYRKAADHGNASAQFNLGLMYYKGQGVAQDFSEALVWFQKAADQNHGEAQYNLGVLYDRGEGVLQDSVEASQWYRKAAEKNMAQAQYNLGVLYDRGEGIPQNFGEALKWYRKAADQNHEAAQISLGLMYLKDASALQDSAQAYKWFRKAADQNNVLAQYNLGVMYFRGEGVPQDFVEALKWYGKAAEQNYAAAQNDLGGMHEKGQGVVEDFVAASKWYRIAAEQNNVKAQLNLGVMCAKGKGVPQNFTEALKWFRKAAEQNDRDGQFNVGLTYYKGQGVAQDFAEALVWFQKAADQNNASAQYNLGVMYSQGEGVPQNLVAAYKWYRKAAEQNDASAQYNLGIMYYEGYGVPEDFAEASKWYRKAADQNNASAQYNLGQMYSRGEGVSQNFVEASKWYRKAADQNNASAQYNLGQMYSRGEGVSQNFVEAYKWYRKAAEQNGAQEQYHLGMLYDRGEGVPQDFVEALNWYLKAEKHNYAAAQNNLGVMYDRGKGVTKDFLQASKWYRKAAEQGYASAQFNLGVMYYDGKGVAQDYVEAYKWFRKAADQNHASAQYNLGMLYGRGEGVPRDDSEEMKWIQKAAAAGLEQAKQFMAKEESAEKK, encoded by the coding sequence ATGCTGGCAAATAGTGCTTTAGCTCTCGCTGTTGAAAACGATGCGATAAATTCTAAAATATTATTAGATACTTCTGCTGAATTAAAAAAAGCTATTAATACTTATGATGAAAAACAGTATAAGCAAGCTCTAAAATTATTTTTACAGCTTGCTGAAAACAAAAATATAATTGCACAGGTGTATTTGGGCCTTATATATGCAGAAGGTCAAGGCGTTACACAAGATTTTGTGACGGCATTGAAATGGTATCGTAAAGCGGCCGATCATGGTAATGCATCAGCGCAATTTAATTTAGGGCTTATGTATTACAAAGGGCAAGGCGTTGCGCAGGATTTTTCAGAAGCTTTGGTATGGTTTCAGAAGGCAGCAGATCAAAATCATGGAGAAGCACAATATAATTTAGGGGTACTGTATGATCGGGGTGAAGGTGTTCTGCAAGATTCTGTAGAGGCCTCGCAGTGGTATCGTAAAGCAGCAGAAAAAAATATGGCACAAGCCCAATATAATTTAGGAGTGTTGTATGACCGAGGAGAAGGTATTCCGCAAAATTTTGGAGAAGCATTGAAATGGTATCGAAAAGCTGCAGATCAGAATCATGAAGCAGCACAAATTAGCTTAGGGTTAATGTATCTGAAAGATGCTAGCGCCTTACAAGATTCTGCACAGGCATATAAGTGGTTTCGCAAAGCAGCAGATCAAAATAATGTATTAGCTCAGTATAATTTGGGGGTTATGTATTTTCGAGGCGAAGGTGTTCCACAAGATTTTGTAGAGGCCTTGAAATGGTATGGAAAAGCAGCAGAGCAGAATTACGCGGCCGCACAAAATGATTTAGGAGGCATGCATGAGAAGGGTCAAGGTGTTGTAGAAGATTTTGTAGCTGCATCTAAATGGTATCGAATTGCAGCAGAGCAGAATAATGTGAAAGCGCAATTGAATTTAGGAGTGATGTGCGCGAAAGGTAAAGGCGTTCCGCAAAATTTTACAGAAGCTTTGAAATGGTTCCGGAAAGCAGCAGAGCAGAATGATAGAGATGGGCAATTCAATGTAGGGCTGACGTATTACAAAGGGCAGGGTGTTGCGCAGGATTTTGCAGAAGCCTTAGTATGGTTTCAGAAAGCTGCAGATCAAAATAATGCTTCAGCGCAATATAATTTAGGGGTAATGTATAGCCAAGGCGAAGGTGTTCCGCAAAATTTGGTAGCAGCATATAAATGGTATCGTAAAGCAGCAGAGCAGAATGATGCTTCAGCACAATATAATTTAGGGATAATGTATTACGAGGGTTACGGAGTCCCAGAAGATTTTGCAGAAGCATCTAAATGGTATCGGAAAGCTGCAGATCAAAATAATGCTTCAGCACAATATAATTTAGGACAGATGTATAGTCGAGGTGAAGGTGTTTCGCAAAATTTTGTAGAGGCATCTAAATGGTATCGGAAAGCTGCAGATCAAAATAATGCTTCAGCACAATATAATTTAGGACAGATGTATAGTCGAGGTGAAGGTGTTTCGCAAAATTTTGTAGAGGCATATAAATGGTATCGTAAAGCTGCAGAGCAGAATGGAGCGCAAGAACAATATCATTTAGGGATGCTGTATGACCGAGGCGAAGGTGTTCCGCAAGATTTTGTTGAGGCGTTGAATTGGTATCTTAAAGCAGAAAAGCATAATTATGCGGCAGCACAAAATAATTTAGGGGTAATGTATGATCGAGGCAAAGGAGTTACGAAAGATTTTTTACAAGCATCTAAATGGTATCGTAAAGCAGCAGAGCAGGGTTATGCGTCAGCTCAATTTAATTTAGGGGTAATGTATTACGATGGAAAAGGTGTTGCTCAAGATTATGTGGAGGCATATAAGTGGTTTCGAAAAGCAGCGGATCAAAATCATGCATCAGCACAATATAATTTAGGGATGTTGTATGGCCGCGGCGAAGGTGTTCCGCGTGATGATTCAGAGGAGATGAAATGGATTCAAAAAGCGGCTGCAGCGGGCCTTGAGCAAGCAAAGCAATTTATGGCTAAAGAAGAAAGCGCTGAGAAAAAATAA